From the genome of Phoenix dactylifera cultivar Barhee BC4 chromosome 17, palm_55x_up_171113_PBpolish2nd_filt_p, whole genome shotgun sequence:
GTCTTCGTTCATCAGCCAGATCATAACTATTGACATCTTTGAGGCAGTTGGAGAATTCTGTTAAACTTTCTAATGAAACCTAATTTTTCGTGCAAGATTTATCGTCTTGATACTGAATCGCATACCAATATTATCTTTTTACAATATCGGGATATAGTATAGTACGAAATAGCAAGATATACCAAATACCGGTATGGTAGGAATATTGTTACAGTATGATATGGTACAGTTACCGACCGATACCATAAATCTTATTTTCGTGTCAACAAATTTactttattaattaaaaaaaatggtaaCTTCCCGAGTACTGGGCTATACAGTCTTCCTGCATAGCATAAATCAAAAGGAAAGAAATCTGATGGGTGTATGATCTGGATCACACTAAACAAGGGATCTGTAAAGAGTCAATGTTACAAAACTTCAACCTGGTGACAGGACTAGCGCATATTTACTCGACCCAGAAAAACCAGCTTTAATTAAACTTGGCAAATAAAGCAGTAAAAACACAAAACTCGTCCATCTTTATGACTCAAAACATAGCCCAAAGTCCAGTTTGCTGATTTATTACATCGAATAGAAGCTTAAAATTTGTCATGTATGTGACAATCCATGCGGGCGcatatttagtctcacatcaattatttgtttggtagatcttgagtaattatacagaattaaaaaatccaaataatacattccgactattttttttagtaaaatCCTGAACTGTTACAAATATTATCAGAACGGACCCGGCCTATAACCTATGTAAATTATGGGACACTACAACACGAATCCATTAGGGCTCACTACGAGCCGATTgtagtatttgtgattagatataaatggatttgaaccctataCCTGACAAAGACGTTAAAGTTTAAGTGAAGAGAGTATGTGATTACCCGTGCGAACATGTGTTTAGCTccatatcgattattcgctggatagattttggatgcttatacagaattaacaaactcaaataatatcctTCGGATAGCTTTTTTTGAGTGAGGTTTCGAGTTGTTACAATGCTAGGCTGCCAAGTTTACGCGTAAGAATCTCAGATATGTGCATGATCTGGACCACAATTCACAATCATTCAATTGGAACATTAGATGTTCGTGAATTAAGGGAGACCATCCATTCTAAATATATAACGACTTATGCTTTAAGTGATACCTGTCATCATGCATGCTCTTTATCCCTGTCGCAGCTTTAGCTGAAACATTATATATTGGCCGTGCAACTTTTCACACGCAAAGGATATCGAAAGCAGTAAGGAAAACACGCATCAATGCCCTTTTGTGCTTCATGAACACAGCATAAGACCCAAGCCACAAAAGAAACCATCAGTCATCTCCATGAGGCCATTAAACCACTAATCTCTGAGCTTCACTGAGTCCCTCTTTGATTGGTGTTCATCGTTTAGTTGGTATTCATAGAtgggaaaaattcaaaaaacagTGCGCTCCAacgttcaaaaaaaatattataacccTCGTGATGTTTCGCAAAGTTACATGTGAACAAAGTAAAAGAAGTCATCCCATACCCTATAAATTGGCAGCAGCACCAGTTCATCATCAGGCCTTCCTCCCTACGTTAAGAAACAAAGGAACTCCCTTTTGCCCTTCTCCCATTCCCTTTGCTTCTTCTCCCACCAGCTTCCACAGTCCCATATATTCTCTCAACCACAGCCCCAAACAAATCAAAACCCACTACCACCAAATGAAGAATTCCAAATGGGCCTTGAAGCTTTGCTTCATCTTTACTTATCTGGTTATGTTCTCATCTCATTCCTTGGCTCAAGGAGGTGGTGATGATGGCTTTCCACCTTGCTCACAGGCAGACAGAGCAGCCCTCCTCAGCTTCAAAGCCGGCATCTCAATGGACACCACAGGCATCCTGTCCTCATGGACTGGTCTTGACTGCTGTGGAGCTTGGGAGGGAATAGAATGCCACCCCACCACAGGGAGGGTCATCAGCTTGCAACTTCAAAGGCCTCAAGGTGAAGGTGGTAATGCCCTTTTCATGAGGGGCACTCTCTCCCCATCTTTGGGTAGCCTCCAGTTCTTGGAAGCGTTGGTGATCAGTGGAATGAAGCAGATTAGAGGTACCATTCCTGAGAGGTTGTCAGGGTTGGCCCACCTCACCCAGCTTTACCTTGAGGGCAACATGCTTCAAGGCTTCATCCCTTCAAGCTTGGGGAGGTTAACCTCCCTGAAGGCCCTCTCACTGAGTGGGAACCAATTGCAAGGCCAGTTGCCTCCAAGCCTGGGGTCTATTGGTGGTTTGCTTCAAATTAATGTTGGAAGGAATCTTCTGACAGGTCCAGTACCACCCACTTATAAAAATCTTCATGGTTTGCAATCTCTTGATCTCAGCTACAACTCTTTCTCTGGGGGAATTCCTAGTTTTTCAGGCCAGTTTCAGAACCTGACCCTTTTGGACCTTTCCCATAACCAGTTCTCAGGAGAGATACCTATGTCCCTTTGTAGTTTGTCTAATGTCTTGGACATCTCATTGAGCTACAACAAGCTCACAGGTGAAATCCCAAGCCAGATTGATAGGCTAAGGCCCCTCAGTACCCTGTCTCTAAGTAATAATCTTCTTACTGGCTCCATTCCAGAATCACTTGCAAAGCTAGAAAAGCTATGGTATCTCAATCTTTCAAGAAATGGATTCTCAGGTTCCCTGCCAAGTAGACTAGCAAATGGATTGCCTTCCCTTCTATCCATGGACCTGTCCTACAATAGCTTGCACTTGGGAACCATCCCAGATTGGGTGAAGAACAGAGGGCTCAGAGATCTCCACCTAGCAGGCTGCAATATAAAGGGAGACTTTGCAACTTATACACTACCAGATTCCCTAAACTCCATAGACCTCTCTGAGAATTATCTCACAGGGAGGATCGACAAGTTCTTCAGCAACATGACAATCTTGCAGGAAATAAAACTCTCCAGCAACATGCTTAGATCCAACATCTCAAGTATTGTGCTGCCAGATGGTCTCACCTTGCTTGACCTCCATTCTAATCAGCTCTATGGGTCAGTTTCAGGTCTCCTGCAGAAGGGCAGCAAGTTTTTACAAGTATTGGATCTCTCACACAACAAGATCACTGGTGGGCTCCCTGAGTTCAGTGAAGGGATGGAATTGAAATGGCTTGACCTGTCAAGGAATGGACTCACAGGCCAAATACCAAGCTCCATTTTGAAGCTGGCTAGCCTGGAGAGGCTGGATCTTTCTAGGAATCAATTCAAAGGGATCATACCTGCAAGCATGGGCCAAATGGTGAGGCTGGAATGGTTAGACCTGTCAAGCAATGGTCTCACAGGGAGAATACCAATGAGTTTCACTGGACTTGTAAACATCAAGCATGCAAGCTTCAGGGCTAATAGATTCTGCGGGCAGATACCCCAAACACGGCCCTTCAACATCTTTCCTGTGGTTGCTTATGAACATAATCTATGCCTTTGTGGCAAACCTCTGCCACCCTGCAAGAAGCAAGAAGCTTTCATAGGTGGAAGAAACTAGTCGGCAAAATGATGACTCAGCTATCAAATGGCCAACAACATTCCAAGTCAGTATCAGTGGGAGGGTAATGAGGGTATTACTTTGCTTCATGCAGGATTTgtattcttctctttttttttttacatatacaATGCTTATTCTTTTGTCTTCACTAGCGCTGTACTTAGACTTACCAGTGTTCAAAAGAAAGGTTATGAAGAAATAAGTAATCAATTTCAGTTCAACAAATGTGATGCATTACATGTTGCTCTCCAGGatatgaaaaaaagaaagcaaattaATGATACCTAGGCAAGCAGCGCAAGCAAGTATATGCCCTGCGGTGGTTCTTAGATTTAAAATTTGACATGAATAGTCATTAGATAGCTTCCCTAGTTTCAAATTTAGTTCATGCAAGGTGGTGCCAATCATATAGAACTAGTCAGCTAGTCAAAGAATTCCATTCTATGCAACAAAGGTTATTAACAAAGAAACGAGCATAAGTCTATGAACTTGAAACTGAGACACAAATCTCTTAAGATATACAGTTGAGGCTCAAAATTCATCAACGGTTGCCATATCCTGGATGCAGCATCAATGCTGTACAAGTTGCAGTGCACAACACAACAGCACAGATAGAACCAAGGATAGCAATGTATCAACATGGGACAAAATCTAGAACAAGTTTAGCCTGTGACACAGAATATTGCTATAGGATAGGTTGGAAAAAAGCTGAGATGTATACACTGTGGAATACTATTGCTGATACCATCCAAATGAAAGGCTAACAACTTAGAATAGCTTCAAAATTTGCTCACTGAAAAGTAAGCAACTTTAAAGGGACAAAGCCCCTCCATGCAAGCAAAGAAACTCATCAAAATTTACAGGTAGAAAACAAAGAAGCTATTCTCACTAAGACCCTGCCAGAATCAAAATCCTCTGCTTCtcactcttcttccttctcagattcctctttttcttctttcttctgcaAAGGAAAAGAGGAAACAATTAAAAATGCAGTTATTCTAATAAAAGAGATAAAAGGAAATAAGAGTGAAGCAATTAAGGAAAGAAATGGCTCTGCATACCTCTTCCTCATTTTCTTCATTTAATTTCGCCACTTCTTTCTCGTACTCTGCTTTCAGCTCTGCTGCTTTGTCCACATACGGCTTCTTCTCCTGTTATCAAAGCACGACACGATGAACACATCAAGCAAAAACATTTCAAAATAGAAAGGGTGAAAAAGAGGTCATGACAACTAAAAGAAACAGGATTCTTTATAGTCACCTCATCGCTCATGGATCTCCACTTCTCACCACCGTCCTTTGCAACCTGTTTTATAACCAATTATATATAGATCAGTAAGATAATAAATAGTAGCATAAATTACATTGCAGTAATGCTGAGAGATGTCACGGATGACTCATACCATAGAAACACTCTTGGAATCGGGATGGGCTTCTTTATATGATTTCCTGAAGTCATCCCTgaaatatagaacataagaaatttaaaattaaCTCGAGACCAAaccagaaagagaagaaaaatgtaAATTATTTCACGAAAATGAAGTGTTGCAAAGTGGTacatgaagaggaagaaggcagTGGGAGGGCGTTTAGGTGCTGTGGGATCCTTAAATTTCTTGCCTTTCTTGCCCTTTCTTTCCTTCTGATCAGATGACGCCGCCCTCTTCCTGCCACACATTTCAGACCCCCATTAGATGATATCAGTGGCCATCAAGAACACATTCTAACCCGAAACAAGTGTGAGAATCTACCTTTCTGCAGGCTTGTTAGCCTCAGCTACTTTCTCCACTACCTGAGCCTCTGTTTCAATAGATGTAAGGAAAGGAAATCGTAAGAAAACCGGAAGAAACCACAGTAAATCAAGGATGAAACTATACAGTATGAGATTAGATCCCACGGAAGGAGGGATGAATACCTAAGCTCGTTCTGATCTTAGAATCAAGGCTGCAGATATGCATGTCAATGAGAACCACTGGAACATCTTTGTTACACGCTTCACTGCAGTCAAATCAGAGCTAAATGAATCTATAACATCGAATGGTTGATCGCCCAACAAAAGGAAAGAATCCAGAGAGAAGactagcttgattgatgaaacgcATCGTATCAAAGAAAGGTAATAGAAActtggaaggaaggagaaggagagtacCATCTGGTGAACGCGCTTCCATCCCTGGCGCGCTTCAGCGTATTAGTCTCGGCCCCCACCCTCTTCCGCCCCCTCGGAGGGTGAGTCCTCGATGAAGCCCCCGCCATTGCTAGAGCCCGAGATAGAGAAATTAGAAGGGGAAGGGATCGGAATGGCCGTTTGAGGTCGAAAACCCGCGGGAAATTGTTTAAATTTTACTGGGAGGgaaatttttcaaatttcaCTGAGTGGGGTCCGAACCGAAGGGGCTGATTTCTCGCCTTCCTGaccgttgatttgcttgattaGCTGGACGGATGGGATTGCTCCGCTGAGTTTTCCAGCGGAAGGCCGGGATGGGAATTGGGGTTGTCGCGGTTAAAAACTTTAATAAGTGCGCCAGCGATGATGATTCGGTGATCATGCCGTCCATTCCATGGACCTTTCAAAGTTGACCAGATTGCTCAACCCGCGATAGGTGAATGATCCCCACCTTCCATCGCTGGATCCAAAAGGGCTTCACTATAAGCCAAAGGATATCTAGTCCCGGCGTACATGTGACTGAGATTAGTCAGCTTCGGTGCACGCCACTCGAGGATAAGCCAAAAATTTTGATCGAAGTTATATGTGTACCAATGAGTGCTTGAACCCTGTTTTTCATGGGGAGTCATTCTATTGTATTAAGTGTGAAAACTTTGCTCGGTGTGATATTAATTTATTGTATCATGTCATAGGCCCCAGaaactaaggctgcaaatgggtcggattgaCCTGACCCGCGTAGACCCAACCCGaccccgaattttaggacccgtgggtccgagtcgggtcctaaaattggacccgaatcattttctgggtcggatctgggtttaccgaacggatccgacccgacccgaatggactcgaagatagaaagagagagggagaaaagcaaaatagaggttttttttctctttttttttgtgtgggtcATGGCACTATTGGTCCGTCAGGATCCTCTCTCGGTCTATTACATTGTTGATACCTCTGGGtcgtgtctcggtagctggcttttctttttttttttctttgattttttggtttctgttttttttaacttttacagggaggaagtgagggaacaccgaactgaatatgggtcatgtgccagttttctgcaatggaattggattttggaagaaggtctgggattttttttgtcctcgttagagggagctgggagacaccaagttccgttcAATCAGTCGTATggacaaaaaatagtgtgatatgaaattcgGCTTGTAGACcgatagtgtgatatgaaattcggcttgtagaccgacttagttagtaagtcggggtcatctgttctgactagagatcaattgcaagtctttcaagtcatgggtcacccaacacctcataattatgatatgaccaaattagatttgcctaaattctttctcaaaaatacaaaaaaattggATCCGATTCGGATTCGAACCCGACCCAACTCGGACCCGGACCCGATCCGGACCCAACTCGgaaccgacccgacccgacccgatcttcaaccgggtcgggtttgggtccaaaattaggacccgaataaaaaaccgggtcggatcAGAGTCACCcaggatccgacccgacccgacccatttgcacccctaccggaaacaaaggaaaaaacaaTGTTTATCAAATCATATAGATATTGAAAATATTTAGTTCAATTAAGAAATAACAGGCATGGAGTTAAGAGGTGCCCATGATTTGGATTGACTCCTTTGACTGAACCAAACCAGACAAGCCTTATTGGGTTAGTTTACTTTGATTGGAGCTTGAATGGGATTGTTCTCAGTTCCAATCTTCAAAAACCTGGTCAAATATTTCAGGTTAGTTCAAGTTAAGAAGCCAAGTGacccaagaaagc
Proteins encoded in this window:
- the LOC103716563 gene encoding high mobility group B protein 7-like, giving the protein MAGASSRTHPPRGRKRVGAETNTLKRARDGSAFTRCEACNKDVPVVLIDMHICSLDSKIRTSLEAQVVEKVAEANKPAERKRAASSDQKERKGKKGKKFKDPTAPKRPPTAFFLFMDDFRKSYKEAHPDSKSVSMVAKDGGEKWRSMSDEEKKPYVDKAAELKAEYEKEVAKLNEENEEEKKEEKEESEKEEE
- the LOC103718571 gene encoding probable leucine-rich repeat receptor-like protein kinase At1g35710, translating into MFRKVTCEQSKRSHPIPYKLAAAPVHHQAFLPTLRNKGTPFCPSPIPFASSPTSFHSPIYSLNHSPKQIKTHYHQMKNSKWALKLCFIFTYLVMFSSHSLAQGGGDDGFPPCSQADRAALLSFKAGISMDTTGILSSWTGLDCCGAWEGIECHPTTGRVISLQLQRPQGEGGNALFMRGTLSPSLGSLQFLEALVISGMKQIRGTIPERLSGLAHLTQLYLEGNMLQGFIPSSLGRLTSLKALSLSGNQLQGQLPPSLGSIGGLLQINVGRNLLTGPVPPTYKNLHGLQSLDLSYNSFSGGIPSFSGQFQNLTLLDLSHNQFSGEIPMSLCSLSNVLDISLSYNKLTGEIPSQIDRLRPLSTLSLSNNLLTGSIPESLAKLEKLWYLNLSRNGFSGSLPSRLANGLPSLLSMDLSYNSLHLGTIPDWVKNRGLRDLHLAGCNIKGDFATYTLPDSLNSIDLSENYLTGRIDKFFSNMTILQEIKLSSNMLRSNISSIVLPDGLTLLDLHSNQLYGSVSGLLQKGSKFLQVLDLSHNKITGGLPEFSEGMELKWLDLSRNGLTGQIPSSILKLASLERLDLSRNQFKGIIPASMGQMVRLEWLDLSSNGLTGRIPMSFTGLVNIKHASFRANRFCGQIPQTRPFNIFPVVAYEHNLCLCGKPLPPCKKQEAFIGGRN